From Nicotiana tabacum cultivar K326 chromosome 22, ASM71507v2, whole genome shotgun sequence, one genomic window encodes:
- the LOC107829737 gene encoding receptor-like serine/threonine-protein kinase ALE2, whose amino-acid sequence MPAALMLLFLLSFLTLLPTPSGITLPHIYLSPTLLPSKGYFTSKLSLEDVRLLSRRASFAPMSAPHRHHFKRYPKPSSAPAPSPASRGLAPSPIASRVARHHRHNHHRARARVSPSPAAGSGCGQICAEPFASVPFVTPCACVFPMKVRLLLDKSLYSIFPVVRDLGIEVAEGTYLDPSQVVVVGASADNQNQERTIVDINLVPLGEKFDNTTAMLTYERFWKKKVPLNKTMFGDYEVMHIIYPGLPSSPPSGIDSGNGPTGSAVNQQFPITADFVNKSQRMSPRVIFLIASSALVLLVVCCGALVVLLKCRRTGRPSNAVGPVFTPSMHKRSGKGIGSTLSSSAASSTSVSLISAMPASILSVKTFTLAELEKATDKFSFKRVLGEGGFGRVYHGILEDRTEVAVKVLTKDNQNGDREFIAEVEMLSRLHHRNLVKLIGICSEERTRSLVYELVRNGSVESHLHGRDGRKAPLDWDVRLKIALGAARGLAYLHEDSNPRVIHRDFKASNVLLEDDFTPKVADFGLAREATEGSHHISTRVMGTFGYVAPEYAMTGHLLVKSDVYSYGVVLLELLSGRKPVDMSQPPGEENLVTWARPLLTTREGLEQLVDPSLAGSYDFDDMAKVAAIASMCVHPEVTQRPFMGEVVQALKLIYNDNDETCADGCSQKESSLPDSDFKGVPSDSSWWNAGGVTPRLTYGQASTFMTMDYSSGPLEEFENRPFSASSFNLGGGAGLTISHGNRSGPLRTVRSKPALYRLRGSMSEHGALLPRHDWRDGTNYDASF is encoded by the exons ATGCCAGCTGCTCTGAtgcttctctttcttctttctttcctcACTCTGCTTCCTACTCCTTCCG GGATAACATTGCCGCATATTTACCTGTCTCCTACTCTACTGCCAAGCAAGGGTTACTTTACAAGCAAACTTTCCTTAGAAGATG TAAGATTATTGTCCAGGCGTGCCTCATTTGCACCAATGTCAGCACCCCATAGACACCATTTTAAGCGATATCCGAAACCCTCTAGTGCACCCGCTCCTTCCCCTGCATCTCGAG GTCTAGCCCCCAGTCCAATTGCCAGCCGAGTGGCAAGACATCACCGTCATAATCATCATCGGGCGAGAGCTCGTGTTTCCCCATCTCCAGCTGCGGGCTCAG GTTGTGGCCAGATCTGTGCTGAGCCATTTGCTTCTGTTCCTTTTGTTACACCCTGTGCTTGTGTGTTTCCAATGAAAGTCAGACTTCTCTTAGACAAGTCGCTTTATTCTATATTTCCTGTGGTTAGAGATCTGGGAATTGAGGTTGCAGAAGGCACCTATTTAGATCCAAGTCAAGTTGTTGTAGTTGGAGCTAGTGCCGATAatcaaaatcaagaaagaacaattGTTGATATTAACTTGGTTCCCTTAGGGGAGAAGTTCGATAACACCACAGCTATGCTGACCTATGAAAGATTCTGGAAAAAGAAAGTGCCTCTCAATAAAACGATGTTTGGGGATTATGAAGTGATGCACATTATCTATCCAG GGCTGCCTTCTTCTCCTCCATCTGGCATTGATTCTGGTAATGGTCCAACTGGAAGTGCTGTCAATCAACAATTCCCTATTACTGCTGATTTTGTAAACAAGAGTCAGAGAATGAGTCCCCGAGTCATTTTTCTCATTGCTTCATCAGCATTAGTACTGTTGGTTGTATGCTGTGGAGCACTAGTTGTCCTCTTAAAATGCAGGAGGACTGGCCGACCATCAAATGCTGTTGGTCCAGTGTTTACACCATCTATGCACAAGAGATCTGGTAAAG GAATTGGGTCTACATTATCAAGTAGCGCGGCTAGTTCAACATCGGTTTCCCTCATTTCTGCTATGCCTGCTTCTATCCTTTCTGTCAAAACGTTTACGCTTGCGGAGCTTGAGAAGGCAACTGACAAGTTTAGTTTTAAAAGGGTTTTAGGTGAAGGAGGATTTGGACGTGTTTATCATGGTATCTTGGAAGACAGAACAGAAGTTGCTGTGAAAGTGCTGACTAAAGATAACCAGAATGGAGATCGTGAATTCATTGCTGAAGTTGAGATGCTGAGCCGATTGCATCACCGTAACCTGGTGAAATTAATTGGTATATGCAGTGAAGAGCGGACTCGCAGCTTGGTATATGAACTTGTTCGGAACGGTAGTGTGGAGTCTCATTTGCATG GAAGAGACGGGAGAAAAGCGCCACTTGATTGGGATGTGAGGTTGAAAATTGCTCTTGGCGCTGCGAGAGGACTAGCTTACCTTCATGAAGATTCTAATCCTCGTGTAATTCATCGTGATTTTAAAGCCAGCAATGTTTTGTTAGAAGATGACTTCACCCCTAAGGTTGCAGATTTTGGGTTAGCAAGGGAAGCAACCGAAGGAAGTCACCACATATCTACTCGAGTCATGGGAACTTTTGG GTATGTTGCTCCTGAATATGCAATGACGGGACACCTACTTGTTAAAAGTGATGTGTATAGTTATGGAGTTGTATTATTGGAGCTTCTCTCCGGAAGAAAACCTGTGGACATGTCTCAACCTCCTGGAGAAGAAAACCTGGTAACTTGGGCGCGACCTCTTCTGACCACTAGAGAAGGTTTGGAGCAACTTGTGGATCCTTCTTTGGCTGGAAGCTATGACTTTGATGATATGGCAAAGGTGGCTGCCATTGCTTCAATGTGCGTTCACCCGGAGGTGACTCAAAGGCCATTTATGGGAGAAGTGGTGCAAGCTCTCAAACTAATTTATAATGACAATGATGAAACTTGTGCTGATGGATGTAGCCAGAAGGAGTCTTCTCTGCCAGATTCAGATTTCAAAGGTGTCCCTTCCGATAGCAGTTGGTGGAATGCTGGTGGGGTTACACCAAGATTAACATATGGACAAGCCTCCACTTTCATGACCATGGATTACAGTTCTGGTCCGCTTGAAGAGTTCGAAAACAGACCGTTTTCAGCTTCAAGTTTTAATCTTGGTGGAGGGGCGGGTTTAACAATAAGCCACGGTAACAGATCAGGTCCTTTGAGGACTGTAAGGAGTAAACCTGCTCTCTATAGGTTAAGGGGCAGTATGAGTGAACACGGTGCACTTCTTCCAAGACATGATTGGAGGGATGGCACCAATTATGATGCTTCTTTTTAG